Below is a window of Synechococcus sp. RSCCF101 DNA.
CGGCACCAAGCTCCAGCGGCTACCGGGTGGTCCGCGCCAGCTCCTCCGAGGATCTGGCGCGACGTGCCGCCGAGACCATCGCCAGCCACATCGATCTGGCCCTCGATCAGCGGGACCGGGCCCAGATCGCGCTCTGCGGTGGCGGCACGCCGGCCGCCACCTACCGGCACCTGGCTCAGGAGCGCCTTCCGTGGGACCGGGTGGATGTGTTCCTCGGCGATGAACGCTGGGTGGACAGCGAGGATCCCGCCAGCAATGCACGGCTTCTGCGCCAGACCCTGCTGGCGGAGGGGCCTGGCGCCAGCGCCAGCTTCCATCCGGTTCCCACCTCGAGCGCCAGTCCCGAGGACGGGGCCAGGCTCTACGAGGAGGCCATCCAGCGCGCCTGCCGCGGTGCGCCGCCGATCTTCGATCTGATGCTGCTGGGACTCGGGGAGGACGGTCACACCGCCTCCCTCTTCCCCGGTACGGCGGCAACCACGGTGCGCGACCGCTGGGTCACGATCGGGGAGGGCAAGGGCCTGCCTCGCATCACCCTCACCGCTCCTGTGCTGTCGGCAGCCGGTCAGGTGATCATGCTCGTGGCCGGAGCGGGCAAACAGCAGGCGCTGCAGCGGCTGCAGGACCCTGCCGAACCGGCTGAGCGCACACCGGCCCGGCTGGTGCAACCGGCCCGCGGTGTGCTGATCCTGGCGGACGAGGCCGCTGCGGGGTCCGCGTGACGCCTCCCCCCGCCGTGCCGCCGCCCCTGCCGGCCGGGGCCCTCGAGATCGCCACGGGGGCGGCCTTCAGCGGCTGGCTCGCCCTGAACGACACCGTGATGGGCGGTCGCAGCAGTGCGGCCTGCAGCCTCACCCCGGAGGGTCTGCTGCTGGCCGGGGAGGTCATCGAGGCGGGTGGCGGTTTCGTCAGCTGCCGCTCACCGCTGTTCTCGCCGCCGCTGGATCTGTCGGCCTACCGCGCCCTGCGGCTGCAGCTGCGGGGCGATGGCCGCACCTACAAGCTGGCGGTGGCCACCCGGGACGGGGCCCTGGGGCTCACCGAGCTGATCCCGAGCGGGCTGCGCTGGGTCGCGGAGGTGCCCACTCAGGCCGAGGGCCGCACCGTGGTGGAAGTGCCCTTCGCCGCGCTCACACCGTCGATCCGGGCCAGGCCCGTGGGCTTCTCGCCCCGCTTCGATCAGGCGGGCCTGACCCGGCTGCAGCTGCTCCACTCCCGTTTCGGCACCCGTGGCGACGACAACCCGGGCTTCCGGGCCGGTCCGATCCGCCTGCTGCTGGAGGCGATCCATGCCGTTCCCTGATCCCTCCGTCATCGCCACGGCGGCGGATCTCTGCCTGCGGCCCTGGCGTCACGGCGTGGTGGTGCTCGATGACAGCGCCCTGCCCGATGAGCTCTGCCTGAGGCTCGAATGCCGCGACGGCGACGGCTCGCGTCAGCCCGGCCGGGACCTGGAACTGGAGCTCTACCGCAGCGGCCGGGATCTGCACCTGATGCTCAGCTGGCCGTCCGAGCCCGAGGCACCGATGCTCTGGCAGGGACGCCATCCGGTCTGGATGGACCCCCAGTCCGGCCAGCGCTGCAGCAGCCCGGGTGGGGAGAGCGATGCCCTGGAAGCCCTGGCCCGCCGGCTGCGGGCTCTGCTGAATCCCTCGGGGTGACAGCAATGACCCGCCTCGCCGGCGCGACGCCGACTGGGGCCACTGCAGCGACGGGTCTAGGGTCGGCCCACGGTCAGCATCCGCAGCGGCCAGGTCCTCCCGACCGGGATCACTGAACCACCCATGCCGGAACAGGACAACAGACCGCCACTGCCACCGCCCCCGTCGATGCCGACAGCGAGGGTCAGGCCGGAGCCACGGCTGTCGGGCTTCGAGATCCGCGACGGCCTCGCTTCGGATGCGATCCGGGTCGTGTTTCAGCCTCAGGTGTTCAGCCAGGGTGGCGGCGTGCGTGGGGCCGAAGCGTTTCTGCGCTGGCAGGACGCCTCCGGGGTGACGCTCCCACCGAGCGCCGTCATGGAAGCCGTGGAGAAGGACCGGCTGTGGCCGTCGGTGACCAAGGCGATCATGGCGCGGACGCTGAAGAAGCTGCGGTCGTGGCTGCAGAAGGACCTGCCGGTCTGCATCGGCATCAAGTTGCCGGGTCCTGTGCTCATCGCCCCCGCCGTGGTCGACGCCATCGCCGAGCAGGTGCTTCAGTCGTCGGTCAAACCGAGCCACATCGTCTTCCACATCGAGTCGCTGCCGGCGGATCTCAGCCTGATCCCGGCCCAGCAGACCACGCTCGGCAAACTGCACGACAGCGGCTTCCGTCTTTCAGCGCTCTGCCCGCTGCTGATGACGGATTTCACCCTCTCCAGACTGGGCTACAGCCTGTTCGATGAATTCCGCATCGATTTCCGTCTGGCGCATCCCAGCACCCGTGGTGACCGGCTCTCCCACAGCACGGAACGGTTCGTGGCCGGTGTGCGCAAGGCGAACAAACTCTCCATTGTTCAGAACCTCGAAACCCGCGCCGATTACGACATCGCCGTGAACACCGGTGTTGATCTGCTGCAGGGTTACTTCATCTCCAAGCCGCTCACCGCGGCTGAGTTCGAGGACTGGCAGGACAGGCCGAGCTGGCAGCCCTGAGCAGAGCCTCGCGCATCGACCGGGACAGGGAGATCGGGGTGGTGTGAGCGATCTCCGGGTCCACAACCATCTCTGCCAGGCCCTCCCGGAACGCCCGATGCAGTGCCACCGCATGCTCCGGGGGCACCACGGCATCCCGCTCGGCAGCGACGATGCGGGTGGGCGCCCTGACCTGCGGGGCCTCGGCGGCCGCATCCCAGCGGTCCTGCAGCAGCAGATCCACCGGCAACCAGGCCAGAGCCCGGCGGGCCACGGCGAGCAGGCTGTCGAACGGCACCAGAAGCACCAGCTGCACCACAGGCCGGCTGGCGGCCACATGCACGGCAGGCCCGGTGCCGAGGCTGCGACCCACCACGATCACGCTGGGGTGGCGCCGCGCCACGAGAGCGTGAAGCGCCTCAGCATCCGCTCGCAGGGATCGCTCGTTCGGCGATCCGTCGCTGCCGCCGTAGCCCCTGTAATGGAGCAGATAAAGAGCGGTGTCGGGCAGCAGGGCGGCCAGCTCGGCGCGGGTGACGGACACATCCTCCGCATTGCCGCCGAAGTAGATCAGGGCACAGGGTCCCGGATGGGGGCGATGGGACACCATCACCCGGGTGCCATTCACCATCAGGGCGAGCCGTCCGGATGGGTCGGCCGCGGGTCTGGGGTGATAAATGAGGCGCCGCTGCTGCACACGAACCCAGAGCGCGACTGCGGCATAGGCCGCCAGCCCGCCGGCCAGCAGCGGCAGCAGGCGCAGGGCTCCCATGGCGGCAACGCTCTCCGATGCAGACTTGCAGGGTGACGCATCGGCGGGCACGCCGCTCTCGATGGCTCCGGATCGCTGTGAGGCGCTTGATGCGACCCGCTTCCTGGCGGTGCTGCTGCTGATTCCCTTTCACACCGCCGCGATCTTTTACCGCGGCGATCTCGGCAGCTTCTACCTGACAGCCCCGTCCAGCAGTGCCGTGCTGAGCGCCTTCGTGCTGCTGGTGCATCAGTGGCACATGCCCCTGTTCTTTCTGCTCGCCGGAGCCGCCAGCTGGCACTCCCTGCAGCAGCGAACCGCAGTGTCCTTCCTGCGGCAGCGCCTGCAGCGGCTTCTGCTGCCCCTGGTGGTCGGAACGCTGCTGCTGGTGCCGCCACAGGTGTACGTGCACGCCGTGCAGAGCGGGGAGCCGGTCGGTGGCTTTCTTCGCTTCTATCCCCACTTCTTCGATGGCGTCAGACCGGCCGGCCACTTCGAGTGGGGCCACCTCTGGTTTCTCGCCTATCTGCTGGCGATCACGCTGGCGTTCCTGCCGTTGATGCAGTGGCTCACCAGGCCCGGTCGCGGAGCACCCGGATGGCCCACCGCTGGGTGCCCCGCGTGGGTCGCCCTGCTGCTGCCGGCCCTGCCCCTGATGCTCTCCGAAGCGCTGCTGCGCCCGCGCTGGCCAGGCTTCCAGAACCTGGTGGACGACTGGGCCAACGTGAGCCTGTATGGCCTCTACTTCCTCG
It encodes the following:
- a CDS encoding CIA30 family protein; this translates as MPPPLPAGALEIATGAAFSGWLALNDTVMGGRSSAACSLTPEGLLLAGEVIEAGGGFVSCRSPLFSPPLDLSAYRALRLQLRGDGRTYKLAVATRDGALGLTELIPSGLRWVAEVPTQAEGRTVVEVPFAALTPSIRARPVGFSPRFDQAGLTRLQLLHSRFGTRGDDNPGFRAGPIRLLLEAIHAVP
- the pgl gene encoding 6-phosphogluconolactonase — translated: MTAPSSSGYRVVRASSSEDLARRAAETIASHIDLALDQRDRAQIALCGGGTPAATYRHLAQERLPWDRVDVFLGDERWVDSEDPASNARLLRQTLLAEGPGASASFHPVPTSSASPEDGARLYEEAIQRACRGAPPIFDLMLLGLGEDGHTASLFPGTAATTVRDRWVTIGEGKGLPRITLTAPVLSAAGQVIMLVAGAGKQQALQRLQDPAEPAERTPARLVQPARGVLILADEAAAGSA
- a CDS encoding acyltransferase; amino-acid sequence: MAATLSDADLQGDASAGTPLSMAPDRCEALDATRFLAVLLLIPFHTAAIFYRGDLGSFYLTAPSSSAVLSAFVLLVHQWHMPLFFLLAGAASWHSLQQRTAVSFLRQRLQRLLLPLVVGTLLLVPPQVYVHAVQSGEPVGGFLRFYPHFFDGVRPAGHFEWGHLWFLAYLLAITLAFLPLMQWLTRPGRGAPGWPTAGCPAWVALLLPALPLMLSEALLRPRWPGFQNLVDDWANVSLYGLYFLGGFLFCHLAWPWQSLDRFRWPLVLLAGLTMGVFAALELSGAAPALDSSWPARLFQAFRGANTWYVVLALLALARRFLAAPGTPLHTGAWAGMPLYLLHQPVLVAVGWVVVPLPLPLASRVLLIAGVSLLVCAAVIGGLLPRLGRAGQCFGMPTPA
- a CDS encoding EAL domain-containing protein, producing MPTARVRPEPRLSGFEIRDGLASDAIRVVFQPQVFSQGGGVRGAEAFLRWQDASGVTLPPSAVMEAVEKDRLWPSVTKAIMARTLKKLRSWLQKDLPVCIGIKLPGPVLIAPAVVDAIAEQVLQSSVKPSHIVFHIESLPADLSLIPAQQTTLGKLHDSGFRLSALCPLLMTDFTLSRLGYSLFDEFRIDFRLAHPSTRGDRLSHSTERFVAGVRKANKLSIVQNLETRADYDIAVNTGVDLLQGYFISKPLTAAEFEDWQDRPSWQP
- a CDS encoding alpha/beta hydrolase — encoded protein: MGALRLLPLLAGGLAAYAAVALWVRVQQRRLIYHPRPAADPSGRLALMVNGTRVMVSHRPHPGPCALIYFGGNAEDVSVTRAELAALLPDTALYLLHYRGYGGSDGSPNERSLRADAEALHALVARRHPSVIVVGRSLGTGPAVHVAASRPVVQLVLLVPFDSLLAVARRALAWLPVDLLLQDRWDAAAEAPQVRAPTRIVAAERDAVVPPEHAVALHRAFREGLAEMVVDPEIAHTTPISLSRSMREALLRAASSACPASPRTQPR